A genomic window from Quercus lobata isolate SW786 chromosome 10, ValleyOak3.0 Primary Assembly, whole genome shotgun sequence includes:
- the LOC115964109 gene encoding guanosine nucleotide diphosphate dissociation inhibitor 2, whose product MDEEYDVVVLGTGLKECILSGLLSVDGLKVLHMDRNDYYGGESTSLNLIQLWKRFRGNDKPPAHLGSSRDYNVDMIPKFMMANGTLVRVLIHTDVTKYLYFKAVDGSFVYNKGKVHKVPATDMEALKSPLMGIFEKRRARKFFIYVQDYNETDPKTHDGMDLTRVTTRELIAKYGLDDNTVDFIGHALALHRDDRYLDEPALDTVKRMKLYAESLARFQGGSPYIYPLYGLGELPQAFARLSAVYGGTYMLNKPECKVEFNEVGQVLGVTSEGETARCKKVVCDPSYLPNKVRKVGRVARAIAIMSHPIPNTNESHSVQVILPQKQLGRKSDMYLFCCSYSHNVAPKGKFIAFVSTEAETDHPETELKAGIDLLGPVDEIFFDIYDRYEPVNEPTLDNCFISTSYDATTHFESTVLDVLNMYTMITGKVLDLSVDLSAASAAEE is encoded by the exons ATGGATGAAGAGTATGATGTGGTAGTGTTGGGTACTGGTCTCAAGGAATGCATTCTTAGCGGTCTTCTCTCCGTTGACGGCCTCAAg GTTCTGCACATGGATAGGAATGATTATTATGGAGGAGAGTCAACATCACTTAATCTTATTCAG CTCTGGAAGAGGTTCAGGGGAAATGATAAGCCTCCGGCACATTTGGGCTCAAGTAGGGATTATAATGTTGACATGATACCAAAG TTTATGATGGCAAATGGCACTCTTGTTCGTGTCCTCATTCATACAGATGTTACTAAGTATTTGTACTTCAAAGCTGTTGATGGCAGCTTTGTCTACAATAAAGGAAAG GTTCACAAGGTTCCAGCAACTGACATGGAGGCACTCAAATCCCCACTGATGGGTATATTTGAAAAGCGCCGTGCTCGTAAGTTCTTCATTTATGTTCAAGATTATAATGAGACCGATCCCAAAACACATGACGGGATGGACTTGACTAGAGTGACAACTAGAGAACTGATAGC AAAATATGGTCTGGATGACAACACTGTGGACTTTATCGGTCATGCATTAGCACTTCATAGAGATGATCGCTACCTTGATGAACCTGCACTAGATACCGTAAAGAGAATGAAG CTTTATGCGGAGTCTCTTGCACGTTTTCAAGGAGGATCACCATACATTTATCCTTTGTATGGATTGGGAGAGCTCCCCCAG GCATTTGCACGACTTAGTGCTGTTTATGGTGGGACATATATGTTGAACAAACCTGAGTGTAAG GTGGAGTTCAATGAGGTAGGTCAAGTTCTTGGTGTCACATCAGAAGGGGAAACTGCTAGGTGCAAAAAAGTTGTCTGTGATCCTTCATACTTGCCCAACAAG GTTAGGAAGGTTGGTAGGGTTGCAAGGGCAATTGCCATAATGAGCCACCCAATCCCAAACACCAATGAGTCTCATTCAGTGCAGGTTATCCTGCCACAGAAACAGTTGGGTCGCAAGTCCGACAT GTATCTTTTCTGTTGCTCTTATTCTCACAACGTTGCTCCAAAGGGAAAATTTATTGCATTTGTTTCAACAGAGGCGGAGACTGATCATCCTGAGACTGAACTTAAGGCAGGAATTGACCTTCTAGGGCCTGTCGATGAGATATTCTTTGATATTTATGACAGATACGAACCAGTCAATGAACCGACCTTGGACAATTGCTTTATATCAACA AGTTATGATGCAACAACACACTTCGAGTCAACTGTCTTGGACGTACTCAACATGTATACCATGATAACTGGGAag GTTCTTGACCTCAGCGTGGATTTAAGTGCTGCCAGTGCTGCAGAGGAGTGA